One segment of Variovorax sp. PAMC28562 DNA contains the following:
- a CDS encoding transglutaminase-like domain-containing protein, with protein sequence MLIKIGFDIELGVAAPTALIYMLQVHPSRAADIPAGENITISPPLVTDHCQDVFENHCARVHVPFGVSSVRLRNEAVVFDSGWADPVDYGAVAHAPADLPVSTLPFVLPSRYCEVDSELLQFAWANFGNVAPGWHRVQAICDFVHRHLRFDYQRARATRTALEGFREGVGVCRDFTHLAITLCRCMNIPARYVTGYLGDIGIPAVPYPMDFSAWFEVYLGNRWHTFDARHNTPRIGRIVIARGRDAADVPISMVFGANTLQRFEVTTDEIVQ encoded by the coding sequence ATGCTCATCAAAATCGGCTTCGACATCGAACTCGGCGTTGCCGCTCCCACGGCGTTGATCTACATGCTGCAGGTGCATCCGTCACGTGCCGCCGACATCCCGGCCGGCGAGAACATCACCATCAGCCCGCCGTTGGTGACCGACCATTGCCAGGACGTTTTCGAAAACCATTGCGCCCGCGTCCATGTTCCGTTCGGCGTCAGCAGCGTGCGTTTGCGCAACGAAGCGGTGGTGTTCGACAGCGGCTGGGCCGACCCGGTCGACTATGGCGCCGTCGCGCATGCGCCGGCCGATCTGCCGGTATCGACGCTGCCCTTCGTGCTGCCGAGCCGCTATTGCGAGGTCGACAGCGAGCTGCTTCAGTTCGCCTGGGCCAACTTCGGCAACGTCGCGCCGGGCTGGCACCGTGTGCAGGCGATTTGCGATTTCGTGCACCGCCATCTGCGCTTCGATTACCAGCGCGCCCGCGCCACGCGCACCGCACTCGAAGGCTTTCGCGAGGGCGTCGGCGTCTGCCGAGACTTCACGCACCTGGCGATCACGCTGTGCCGCTGCATGAACATCCCGGCACGTTACGTGACCGGCTACCTCGGCGACATCGGCATTCCGGCAGTGCCGTATCCGATGGACTTCAGCGCCTGGTTCGAGGTGTACCTGGGCAACCGCTGGCACACCTTCGATGCGCGGCACAACACGCCGCGCATCGGGCGCATCGTGATCGCGCGCGGTCGTGATGCGGCCGACGTGCCGATCAGCATGGTGTTTGGGGCGAACACGCTGCAGCGGTTCGAAGTGACGACGGACGAGATCGTCCAGTAG
- a CDS encoding Ku protein: MPDSKPAPRVLWKGAISFGLVHIPVALYSATTDSGIDFDWLDKRTMDPVGYKRINKKTGKEIDREQIVKGIEYEDGQYVVLSDAEISAAYPKTTQTIEIETFVPAAGIPFVYLERPYYVAPINRGAKVYALLRETLQRSGRIGVARVVIQTKEHLAALVPSGAGLVLNLLRWGTDIRSWKDLPLPAEGAKQAGLSDSELKMAKALVEDMSSDWDPDAFKNSFKDAIMKLVDRKVEAGQTEAVEKLEPMEAADAESSAKIIDLTELLQRSLRKGGARAAPDAPVSGGAKAATKKSAAVPAAKKSAPAAAKTSRRRAA; encoded by the coding sequence ATGCCCGATTCGAAACCTGCCCCGCGCGTTCTCTGGAAAGGCGCCATCAGCTTCGGCCTCGTTCACATCCCGGTCGCGCTGTACTCCGCCACCACCGACAGCGGCATCGACTTCGACTGGCTCGACAAGCGCACGATGGACCCGGTTGGCTACAAGCGGATCAACAAGAAAACCGGCAAGGAAATCGACCGTGAGCAGATCGTCAAGGGCATTGAATACGAAGACGGCCAGTACGTCGTGTTGAGCGATGCCGAGATTTCGGCCGCCTACCCCAAGACCACGCAGACCATCGAGATCGAGACCTTCGTCCCGGCCGCCGGCATTCCGTTCGTCTACCTGGAGCGGCCGTATTACGTGGCTCCCATCAACCGCGGCGCCAAGGTCTATGCGCTGTTGCGCGAAACCCTGCAACGCAGCGGCCGCATCGGGGTGGCGCGCGTCGTCATCCAGACCAAGGAACATCTGGCAGCGCTGGTGCCGTCGGGCGCCGGGCTGGTGCTGAACCTGCTGCGCTGGGGCACCGACATCCGCTCCTGGAAAGACCTGCCGCTGCCGGCCGAAGGCGCGAAGCAGGCGGGCCTTTCAGACAGTGAACTCAAGATGGCGAAGGCACTGGTCGAAGACATGAGTTCCGACTGGGACCCGGACGCTTTCAAGAATTCGTTCAAGGACGCGATCATGAAGCTGGTCGATCGCAAGGTCGAAGCCGGACAGACCGAAGCGGTCGAAAAGCTGGAGCCGATGGAGGCAGCGGATGCGGAAAGCAGCGCCAAAATCATCGACCTGACCGAATTGCTGCAGCGCAGCCTGCGCAAGGGCGGCGCCCGGGCGGCCCCGGATGCGCCCGTGTCCGGCGGGGCCAAGGCAGCGACCAAAAAGTCGGCTGCCGTGCCGGCTGCAAAAAAGTCCGCGCCGGCAGCGGCAAAGACATCTCGGCGCCGCGCCGCCTGA
- a CDS encoding succinylglutamate desuccinylase/aspartoacylase family protein codes for MTSLHAVVPLRIHSFESTAPGPRLIVLGGVHGDETCGTVGIERVLAELDGGTFTLLRGTLTLVPVANPLARQRQRREGERNLNRLFQPSTPPADYEALITNLLCPLLDRHDVLLDLHSFQSAGDAFAMIGPRDNHGGLEPFSRAFEEGQLALHIGTSRVVEGWLDIYAAGLAHRASLPGGAPVDDAALAFGWGTNEYMRSQGGYGVTLECGQHRDRAAPEVAYGAILSALRTLGMIEAAPSLPSRPALLRLVSVTDRTHEEDQFVREWATFDAVAQGEPIGVREDGTMLHAERDGFIVFPNAEALPGTEWFYFAVESDRVL; via the coding sequence ATGACATCGCTCCATGCCGTTGTGCCGCTGCGAATCCACAGCTTCGAATCGACCGCCCCCGGCCCCCGGCTGATCGTGCTCGGCGGCGTGCACGGCGACGAAACCTGCGGCACCGTCGGCATCGAACGGGTGCTGGCCGAACTCGATGGCGGCACGTTCACCTTGCTGCGTGGCACGCTTACCTTGGTGCCGGTGGCCAATCCCCTGGCGCGACAACGGCAGCGGCGCGAAGGCGAGCGCAATCTCAACCGGTTGTTCCAGCCGAGCACCCCACCGGCCGACTACGAAGCGCTCATCACCAACCTGCTTTGCCCTTTGCTCGACCGGCACGACGTGCTGCTCGACCTGCATTCGTTTCAGAGCGCGGGCGATGCGTTCGCGATGATCGGTCCGCGCGACAACCACGGCGGGCTGGAGCCGTTTTCGCGGGCGTTCGAAGAGGGGCAGCTGGCATTGCACATCGGGACCTCTCGCGTGGTCGAAGGCTGGCTCGATATCTACGCCGCCGGCCTGGCGCACCGCGCGAGCTTGCCGGGTGGCGCGCCGGTCGACGATGCCGCGCTGGCGTTCGGCTGGGGCACCAACGAGTACATGCGCAGCCAGGGCGGCTATGGCGTCACGCTGGAATGCGGGCAGCACCGCGACCGGGCTGCACCCGAGGTGGCGTACGGCGCGATCCTGTCGGCGTTGCGAACGCTGGGAATGATCGAAGCCGCGCCTTCGTTGCCTTCGAGGCCTGCGCTGCTTCGGCTGGTTAGCGTGACCGATCGCACTCACGAAGAAGACCAGTTCGTTCGCGAATGGGCGACCTTCGACGCGGTGGCGCAGGGCGAGCCGATCGGCGTGCGCGAAGACGGCACCATGCTGCACGCCGAGCGCGATGGCTTCATCGTGTTCCCGAATGCCGAGGCGCTGCCGGGCACCGAGTGGTTCTACTTCGCGGTCGAGAGCGATCGGGTGCTTTAG
- the rpe gene encoding ribulose-phosphate 3-epimerase: MSTTARQFRISPSILSADFSRLGAEVAQVIAGGADWIHFDVMDNHYVPNLTFGPMICHALKPHAKTAAGVAVPIDVHLMVEPVDALAASFAEAGADFISFHPDASPHTHRSIQAIKAAGCKAGLVFNPARGLEVLDWVIDDIDLILIMSVNPGFGGQTFIDTTLRKIEDARKRIEQSGRDIRLEVDGGIKVDNIARVASAGADTFVAGSAIFTQPDYAAVISAMRTELAGAAPARD; this comes from the coding sequence ATGAGCACCACCGCCCGCCAATTCCGCATCTCGCCATCCATCCTTTCCGCCGATTTTTCGCGCCTTGGCGCCGAAGTGGCGCAGGTCATCGCCGGCGGTGCCGACTGGATTCACTTCGACGTCATGGACAACCATTACGTGCCGAACCTGACCTTCGGCCCGATGATTTGCCACGCGCTCAAGCCGCACGCCAAAACCGCCGCCGGCGTTGCGGTGCCGATCGACGTCCATCTGATGGTCGAGCCGGTCGACGCGCTGGCTGCATCGTTCGCCGAGGCTGGCGCGGACTTCATCAGCTTTCATCCCGACGCGTCACCGCACACGCACCGCAGCATTCAGGCGATCAAGGCGGCCGGCTGCAAAGCGGGGTTGGTGTTCAATCCGGCGCGCGGGCTGGAGGTGCTGGACTGGGTCATCGATGACATCGACCTGATCCTGATCATGAGCGTCAACCCGGGCTTTGGTGGCCAGACCTTCATCGATACGACACTCCGCAAAATCGAGGATGCCCGCAAGCGCATCGAGCAGAGCGGGCGCGACATCCGGCTCGAAGTCGACGGTGGCATCAAGGTCGACAACATTGCGCGTGTTGCGAGCGCCGGGGCCGATACGTTCGTGGCGGGCAGTGCCATCTTCACGCAGCCCGACTATGCGGCCGTTATCTCTGCGATGCGTACCGAACTTGCCGGCGCCGCCCCGGCCCGCGACTGA
- the apaG gene encoding Co2+/Mg2+ efflux protein ApaG — MSDSPMTVKVEPRFLPEQSSAEDHVYTFAYTVTVTNTGEVPAQLIARHWLINDASGHAQEVKGLGVIGQQPLLAAGESFRYTSGCRLQAPSGTMHGSFFVVNEAGDRVDVPIPMFVLEANSDGRPSTRVLH, encoded by the coding sequence ATGTCCGACAGCCCGATGACCGTCAAGGTCGAGCCCCGTTTTCTGCCCGAGCAATCGTCGGCGGAAGACCACGTCTATACCTTCGCCTATACGGTAACGGTGACCAACACCGGGGAGGTGCCGGCCCAGCTCATCGCCCGCCACTGGCTCATCAACGACGCTTCGGGTCACGCGCAGGAGGTCAAGGGACTCGGTGTCATCGGCCAGCAGCCGCTGCTGGCAGCGGGCGAGTCGTTTCGCTACACCAGTGGTTGCCGGTTGCAGGCGCCCAGCGGCACCATGCACGGCAGCTTCTTCGTGGTGAACGAGGCCGGCGACCGCGTCGACGTACCCATCCCGATGTTCGTGCTCGAAGCCAATTCGGACGGTCGGCCCAGCACCCGCGTGCTGCATTGA
- a CDS encoding cation:proton antiporter, which translates to MTNELMAFWAEWARPTAGLPIVLWSLLLAVAAAAGHLVQRYMGMPKVVGYSIVGTIVGFAGFEGALWPLQGISLYLLELGVAIVLFEAGGRLPLRWFRYNPMVLLQSILEASLTYFGVFWALHWLGIPDPVANPIALMAIVASPAVLSRVLMDTRASGPVTDRAMTLATLNTFYALALGYAQAGLIERAPQGLVQKLYPVGVVLGLSFVVGAVMALALRSALRFMSPTSENTSILLLAIIAAGAALTAHVGGSAPLAALIGGVLLKQLNPKPWAWPRQLGTAASLLTMLMFVLVSIVAAQADWSLPVASVVLTVISVRFAAKIAGVAIANPGSGASWKQALWVGCAMSPLSSIALLIASGFVTASPLLGAMITQVALPAILLMEVLGAVLATIAIHSAGESSLPWTPEVFMTAEETQR; encoded by the coding sequence ATGACCAACGAGCTCATGGCGTTTTGGGCGGAATGGGCGCGGCCGACCGCCGGCCTGCCGATCGTGCTGTGGTCCTTGCTGCTGGCGGTGGCAGCAGCCGCCGGGCACCTGGTGCAGCGTTACATGGGCATGCCCAAGGTGGTCGGCTATTCGATCGTCGGCACCATCGTCGGCTTTGCCGGTTTCGAAGGTGCGCTCTGGCCGCTGCAGGGCATCAGCCTGTACCTGCTGGAGCTCGGCGTGGCGATCGTTCTGTTCGAGGCGGGCGGTCGCCTGCCGCTGCGCTGGTTTCGCTACAACCCGATGGTGCTGCTGCAAAGCATCCTCGAAGCCTCGCTGACGTACTTCGGCGTGTTCTGGGCGCTGCACTGGCTTGGCATTCCAGACCCGGTCGCCAACCCGATCGCGCTGATGGCCATCGTCGCCTCGCCAGCAGTGCTGAGCCGCGTGCTGATGGACACCCGCGCTTCCGGCCCGGTGACCGATCGGGCGATGACACTGGCCACGCTCAACACCTTCTATGCGCTGGCGCTGGGCTATGCGCAGGCCGGCCTGATCGAGCGAGCGCCGCAGGGGCTGGTGCAAAAGCTCTACCCGGTGGGCGTGGTGCTGGGCCTGTCGTTCGTGGTCGGCGCGGTCATGGCGCTGGCGTTGCGCTCGGCCTTGCGCTTCATGAGCCCGACCAGCGAGAACACGTCGATCCTGCTGCTGGCCATCATCGCGGCCGGTGCGGCCCTCACGGCGCACGTCGGCGGCTCGGCACCGCTGGCTGCGCTCATCGGCGGCGTGCTGTTGAAGCAACTCAATCCCAAGCCGTGGGCCTGGCCGCGCCAGTTGGGCACCGCAGCTTCGCTACTCACCATGTTGATGTTCGTGCTGGTGTCGATCGTCGCCGCCCAGGCGGACTGGAGCCTGCCGGTCGCGAGCGTGGTGCTCACCGTCATCAGCGTGCGCTTTGCAGCCAAGATCGCCGGCGTCGCCATCGCCAACCCGGGCAGCGGCGCGAGCTGGAAACAGGCGCTGTGGGTCGGCTGCGCAATGTCGCCGCTGTCGTCGATCGCGCTGTTGATCGCGTCGGGCTTCGTCACTGCGTCGCCGTTGCTCGGCGCGATGATCACGCAGGTCGCGCTGCCCGCCATCCTGCTGATGGAAGTGCTGGGTGCCGTGCTCGCGACCATCGCGATCCACAGCGCCGGCGAAAGCTCGTTGCCCTGGACGCCCGAGGTGTTCATGACCGCAGAGGAGACGCAACGATGA
- a CDS encoding YbdK family carboxylate-amine ligase encodes MKLEPFNKSEALSLGVELELQLVNTHDYDLAPYAEDMLRLMAQTPLPGSVVPEMTSSMIEISTDICHSAQDVITQLSPIRDALVRNADKLNIAVVGGGTHAFQQWHERRIYDKPRFRELSELYGYLSKQFTIFGQHVHIGCPDADAALLMLHRMSRYIPHFIALSASSPFVQGQDTQFDSARLNSVFAFPLSGRAPFTLSWKEFENYFERMTRTGVVRSMKDFYWDIRPKPEFGTIEIRVFDTPLTIERAAALAGYVQSLAAWFLQEQPFEPTEDDYLVYTYNRFQACRFGLDAVYVDPASGEHMPLRDHILMTMTQLEWHSEALNATQALGQLRTSVEANRNDARWLREKQGKERLLAEVVRQASLRFRAGT; translated from the coding sequence GTGAAGCTCGAGCCCTTCAACAAGTCGGAGGCGCTGTCGCTCGGCGTCGAACTGGAACTGCAGCTCGTCAACACGCACGACTACGACCTCGCACCGTACGCCGAAGACATGCTGCGCCTGATGGCGCAAACGCCGTTGCCGGGCAGCGTGGTGCCGGAGATGACGTCGAGCATGATCGAAATCTCGACCGACATCTGCCACTCGGCACAGGACGTGATCACGCAGCTGTCGCCCATTCGCGATGCGCTGGTGCGCAACGCCGACAAGCTCAACATCGCGGTGGTCGGCGGCGGCACGCATGCGTTTCAGCAATGGCACGAACGCCGCATCTACGACAAGCCGCGCTTTCGCGAGCTGTCGGAGCTGTACGGTTACCTGAGCAAGCAGTTCACCATCTTCGGCCAGCACGTGCACATCGGCTGCCCCGATGCCGACGCCGCGTTGCTCATGTTGCATCGCATGTCGCGCTACATCCCGCACTTCATCGCGTTGTCGGCCTCGTCGCCGTTCGTGCAGGGGCAAGACACGCAGTTCGATTCGGCGCGGCTCAACTCGGTGTTCGCCTTCCCCTTGTCGGGCCGCGCGCCTTTCACGTTGAGCTGGAAAGAGTTCGAGAACTACTTCGAGCGCATGACCCGCACCGGTGTCGTGCGCAGCATGAAAGACTTCTACTGGGACATCCGGCCCAAACCGGAGTTCGGCACGATCGAGATTCGCGTGTTCGACACGCCCCTCACCATCGAGCGTGCCGCGGCGCTGGCCGGCTACGTGCAATCGCTCGCCGCCTGGTTCCTGCAGGAGCAGCCTTTCGAGCCGACGGAAGACGACTATCTGGTCTACACCTACAACCGGTTCCAGGCCTGCCGCTTCGGCCTCGACGCGGTGTATGTCGACCCGGCAAGCGGCGAGCACATGCCGCTGCGCGATCACATCCTGATGACGATGACGCAACTCGAATGGCACAGCGAGGCGCTCAACGCGACGCAGGCCCTTGGCCAGCTGCGCACCAGCGTCGAGGCCAACCGCAACGACGCGCGCTGGCTGCGCGAAAAGCAGGGCAAGGAGCGCCTGCTGGCGGAAGTCGTGCGCCAAGCGTCGCTGCGCTTTCGCGCGGGCACCTGA
- the thiL gene encoding thiamine-phosphate kinase: MGEFDLIERYFARPAKRSPLGNGDDCALLAPAPGMQLAVSSDMLVEGRHFLSTVAPERLGHKALAVNLSDLAACGAAPLAFTLALSLPAVDEAWLASFSRGLFALADEHDCELVGGDTTRGPLNICITVFGEVPTGKALLRSGAKPGDDIWVSGTLGDARLALEAFRGTLALSAEVFEQARRRMEQPTPRVALGIALRGIASSAVDVSDGLIGDLGHILASSRVGATLDADAAAALVAANKHAPGSADLFAIEVLRTCALSGGDDYELVFTAPSFARDAVLQAGVVAATPVTRIGRIEAEPGLRVVDARGAPVAQHFTSFDHFA, from the coding sequence ATGGGCGAATTCGATCTGATCGAGCGCTACTTCGCGCGGCCTGCCAAGCGATCGCCGTTGGGCAATGGTGACGACTGTGCGCTGCTGGCGCCGGCGCCAGGCATGCAGCTGGCCGTGTCGTCCGACATGCTGGTCGAAGGACGGCACTTTCTGTCGACCGTGGCGCCGGAGCGGCTCGGCCACAAGGCGCTGGCAGTCAACCTGAGCGACCTGGCCGCCTGCGGCGCGGCGCCACTCGCCTTCACGCTCGCGCTGTCTTTGCCGGCCGTCGACGAGGCATGGCTAGCCAGCTTCTCGCGAGGACTGTTCGCGCTGGCCGATGAACATGATTGCGAACTGGTCGGCGGCGACACGACGCGCGGGCCGCTCAACATCTGCATCACCGTGTTCGGTGAAGTGCCGACCGGCAAGGCGCTGTTGCGCTCGGGCGCGAAGCCGGGCGACGACATTTGGGTGAGCGGGACGCTGGGCGATGCCCGTCTGGCGCTGGAGGCGTTTCGCGGCACGCTGGCGCTGAGTGCGGAAGTGTTCGAGCAGGCACGTCGCCGTATGGAGCAGCCGACGCCGCGCGTGGCACTGGGCATCGCACTGCGCGGCATCGCGAGTTCTGCGGTCGATGTGAGTGATGGATTGATCGGCGATCTCGGGCACATCCTGGCTTCGAGTCGGGTCGGAGCGACGCTGGATGCGGATGCCGCTGCCGCCCTCGTCGCAGCCAACAAGCACGCGCCAGGCTCGGCCGATCTGTTCGCCATCGAGGTCCTCCGGACCTGCGCACTTTCCGGTGGCGACGACTACGAGCTTGTGTTCACCGCGCCCTCTTTCGCACGCGATGCGGTCTTGCAAGCCGGTGTCGTCGCGGCCACACCGGTCACGCGCATCGGCCGCATCGAGGCCGAGCCGGGCCTGCGCGTCGTCGACGCCCGCGGCGCACCAGTCGCGCAGCATTTCACTTCGTTCGATCACTTCGCCTGA
- a CDS encoding TMEM175 family protein, with protein sequence MYPKNRLEALTDGIFAVAMTLLVLDLRIPDEIGRPTDEASLVHALWALTPKLIPYLLSFYLLGVSWLSLIKVRSRSEVVGAGYARWCLLYLLFVTLLPFSTVVMGRFTAYAAATALYAANIGLVAATGFLLMSVLPDPVRDAHWLDRRVSLVVLFASCVLTIVLSFITPGNALWALALNLAAGPTARVYALFARAA encoded by the coding sequence ATGTACCCGAAGAACCGCCTCGAAGCACTGACCGACGGCATCTTCGCCGTGGCCATGACCTTGCTCGTGCTCGACCTGCGCATTCCGGACGAGATCGGTCGCCCGACCGACGAGGCATCGCTCGTCCATGCGCTGTGGGCGCTGACGCCGAAGCTCATCCCCTACCTGTTGAGTTTTTATTTGCTGGGCGTCAGCTGGCTCTCGCTGATCAAGGTGCGTTCACGCAGCGAGGTTGTCGGCGCGGGCTACGCCCGGTGGTGCCTGCTGTACCTGCTGTTCGTGACGCTGCTGCCGTTCTCCACGGTGGTGATGGGGCGCTTCACAGCCTATGCCGCGGCGACCGCCCTGTATGCAGCCAACATCGGCCTGGTGGCGGCGACAGGGTTCCTGTTGATGTCGGTATTGCCGGACCCGGTGCGCGACGCGCATTGGCTGGACCGGCGCGTGTCGCTGGTCGTGCTTTTCGCCTCGTGTGTCCTGACGATCGTGTTGAGCTTCATCACCCCCGGCAACGCGCTGTGGGCACTGGCGCTCAACTTGGCAGCCGGGCCGACCGCACGCGTCTATGCGCTCTTCGCGCGGGCCGCCTGA
- a CDS encoding phosphatidylglycerophosphatase A yields MTESLPPVEPSDLPPHGATRADAARAPLPGRPTVRFMLSNPAHCIALGFGSGLPRIAPGTVGTLWAWVAFLVMQRWFVPSTIGWIILVSLPVGWWACTVTARNMRIADPGAIVWDEVIAFWIILWMIAPAGLLGQAIAFGLFRFFDAAKPGPVAWADGLFKQRDAVEPSWWAAGFGIILDDLVAAFCTLLVIAAWKAW; encoded by the coding sequence ATGACCGAGTCGCTGCCCCCTGTAGAACCTTCAGACCTTCCGCCGCACGGTGCTACCCGCGCCGATGCAGCCCGTGCGCCGCTGCCCGGCCGCCCGACAGTGCGCTTCATGCTGTCGAACCCCGCGCACTGCATCGCACTCGGCTTTGGCTCCGGCCTGCCGCGCATCGCGCCCGGCACGGTCGGCACGCTGTGGGCATGGGTCGCTTTCCTCGTCATGCAGCGCTGGTTCGTGCCGTCGACCATCGGCTGGATCATTCTGGTGTCGCTGCCGGTCGGCTGGTGGGCCTGCACCGTGACCGCACGCAACATGCGCATCGCCGACCCCGGCGCCATCGTGTGGGACGAGGTGATCGCCTTCTGGATCATCCTGTGGATGATCGCGCCGGCGGGCTTGCTCGGCCAGGCCATCGCCTTCGGCCTGTTCCGCTTCTTCGATGCGGCCAAGCCCGGACCGGTCGCGTGGGCCGACGGTTTGTTCAAGCAGCGCGATGCTGTCGAGCCGTCGTGGTGGGCGGCGGGTTTCGGCATCATCCTGGACGATTTGGTGGCCGCGTTCTGCACGCTGCTGGTCATCGCCGCATGGAAGGCGTGGTAA
- a CDS encoding CinA family protein codes for MTIDPLVHQTADLLQQKHWMLATAESCTGGMIAAACTDLAGSSAWFERGFVTYSNEAKTDLLGVDASLIATQGAVSQAVVEAMASGAVARSKAQVSVAVTGVAGPGGGTPDKPVGTVWFGWSVRGQIRSERRQFDGDRAEVRAATVQHALQTLVLMLQLPN; via the coding sequence ATGACGATCGATCCACTGGTCCATCAGACCGCCGACCTGCTCCAGCAAAAGCACTGGATGCTGGCCACCGCAGAGAGTTGCACCGGCGGCATGATCGCCGCTGCCTGCACCGACCTCGCCGGTTCGAGCGCGTGGTTCGAGCGCGGCTTCGTCACCTATTCGAACGAGGCCAAAACCGACTTGCTAGGTGTCGACGCATCGCTCATCGCGACGCAGGGCGCGGTCAGCCAGGCAGTGGTCGAGGCGATGGCGTCAGGCGCCGTGGCGCGATCGAAAGCGCAGGTCTCCGTCGCTGTCACCGGTGTCGCCGGACCGGGTGGCGGCACGCCCGACAAGCCGGTCGGCACCGTGTGGTTCGGCTGGTCGGTCCGTGGGCAGATTCGCAGCGAGCGCCGGCAATTCGATGGCGACCGTGCCGAGGTGCGCGCGGCGACAGTTCAGCATGCGCTGCAGACGCTGGTGCTTATGTTGCAGCTGCCGAACTAG
- a CDS encoding nuclear transport factor 2 family protein, protein MKTTNEQTIRRFYDAFAKLDAATMSACYAPDVTFEDEVFTLRGQTEVGGMWTMLCAGTQAKGADVWKLTYRDVTADDTSGKAHWDAHYRFSATGRIVDNAIDARMTFTPEGLIAAHHDSFPFWTWARQALGTPGLLLGWSPSLRNKVRKTAATNLAAFMARQS, encoded by the coding sequence ATGAAGACGACCAATGAACAAACGATCCGCCGCTTCTACGACGCCTTCGCCAAGCTCGACGCCGCCACCATGAGCGCGTGCTACGCACCCGACGTGACCTTCGAAGACGAGGTGTTCACGCTGCGTGGTCAGACAGAGGTCGGCGGCATGTGGACCATGCTGTGCGCCGGCACCCAAGCCAAAGGCGCCGACGTATGGAAGCTGACGTATCGCGACGTCACGGCGGACGACACCAGCGGTAAAGCCCACTGGGACGCGCACTACCGATTCAGCGCGACCGGCCGCATCGTCGACAACGCCATCGATGCGCGCATGACCTTCACGCCCGAAGGCCTGATCGCCGCGCACCACGACAGCTTCCCTTTCTGGACCTGGGCACGTCAGGCGCTCGGCACGCCGGGGTTGCTGCTCGGCTGGTCGCCGTCGTTGCGCAACAAGGTCAGGAAGACCGCTGCCACCAACCTCGCTGCCTTCATGGCACGCCAGTCTTGA
- a CDS encoding GNAT family N-acetyltransferase, whose translation MTAPTTDIALTDDTAKHRYEAHIGNELAGYAEYNLLTDAIMFTHTEVLSAFEGKGVGSTLAKHVLDDARARKLHVIPVCQFIAGYIRKHRDYVDLVREDIQRAFKI comes from the coding sequence ATGACCGCACCGACCACCGACATCGCCCTCACCGATGACACCGCCAAGCACCGCTACGAAGCCCACATCGGCAACGAGCTGGCCGGCTACGCGGAATACAACCTGCTCACCGACGCCATCATGTTCACGCACACCGAAGTGCTGTCGGCGTTCGAAGGCAAAGGCGTCGGTTCGACCCTGGCCAAGCACGTGCTCGACGACGCGCGTGCACGCAAGCTGCATGTGATCCCGGTGTGCCAGTTCATCGCGGGGTATATCCGCAAGCACCGGGACTATGTGGACCTGGTGCGGGAGGATATTCAGCGGGCTTTCAAGATTTAA
- a CDS encoding pentapeptide repeat-containing protein, with the protein MSAQRLIFKHDQWRKGTGGAAAGVVGESDANAYTGLDLNLVTFSASTFSGSSFSSTTFVDASWTGCQFSNCTFSHCDLRRISVSGCTFIGCTFSDSQLAQCRFNNCSLTDCTWDQLNFDHGRWSGLEILSCAGSDITADGLIGKRVDFTGSWFRNMQLTNACIN; encoded by the coding sequence ATGTCAGCCCAGCGTTTAATTTTCAAGCACGACCAATGGCGCAAAGGCACCGGGGGCGCCGCAGCCGGCGTGGTGGGTGAAAGCGACGCCAACGCCTACACCGGCTTGGACCTCAACCTCGTCACCTTCTCGGCCAGCACTTTCAGCGGCAGCAGCTTCTCGTCCACCACTTTCGTGGACGCATCCTGGACTGGGTGCCAGTTTTCTAATTGCACCTTCAGTCATTGCGACTTGCGGCGCATCTCTGTCAGCGGCTGCACCTTCATCGGCTGCACTTTCTCGGATAGTCAACTCGCCCAATGCAGATTCAATAACTGCAGCCTGACAGACTGCACGTGGGATCAATTGAACTTCGACCATGGTCGCTGGAGTGGTCTCGAAATTCTCTCTTGCGCAGGCAGCGACATCACGGCGGATGGCCTGATCGGCAAACGGGTGGACTTCACAGGCAGTTGGTTCCGGAACATGCAGTTGACGAATGCCTGCATCAACTGA